In the genome of Streptomyces sp. V2I9, one region contains:
- a CDS encoding ISAs1 family transposase: MCAAASAALAGARSLIAIGEWITDAPQSALEVLDFPAEPLTGVHPVPHPATVRRLLQRLDGDALDAAIGAFLQARGVHPSESERSAKPVPRAIAVDGKTVRGSRTVTSTAIQLLAAMDHHGVVLAQRQVTSRSNEIPAFAPLLDSIDLSDTVITSDALHTQHAHGTYLRERGAHYLAIVKKNHPGLYAQVKTLPWADIPLDHRTRDRAHHRDEIRRLKTAAFHHLDYPGARQAIQIARWRRDRSTGKLTIERVYLITSLDTYDATAVQLATWIRGHWGIENLLHHVRDRTFREDDSKVRTGHLPRTMAGLRYLAIGIFRQNGHTNIAAALRHTGRDHTRPLRILGLT, translated from the coding sequence TTGTGCGCGGCAGCTTCGGCCGCGCTGGCCGGTGCCCGTTCCCTCATCGCGATCGGGGAGTGGATAACGGACGCCCCGCAGTCGGCCCTGGAGGTCCTCGACTTCCCGGCCGAGCCGCTCACCGGTGTCCATCCCGTCCCTCACCCGGCGACCGTCCGGCGCCTGCTCCAGCGGCTGGACGGCGACGCTCTGGACGCTGCCATCGGAGCATTCCTACAGGCCAGAGGAGTACACCCGAGCGAGTCCGAGCGATCGGCGAAGCCGGTGCCGCGGGCGATCGCGGTCGACGGCAAGACGGTCCGCGGCTCGCGCACCGTCACAAGCACCGCGATCCAGCTGCTGGCCGCAATGGACCACCACGGCGTGGTCCTGGCCCAGCGGCAGGTCACCTCCAGAAGCAACGAGATCCCCGCCTTCGCCCCGCTGCTGGACAGCATCGACCTGAGCGACACCGTGATCACCAGCGATGCCCTGCACACCCAGCACGCCCACGGCACGTACCTCCGCGAGCGCGGCGCCCACTACCTGGCCATCGTGAAAAAGAACCACCCCGGGCTGTATGCCCAGGTCAAAACGCTGCCCTGGGCGGACATCCCGCTGGACCACCGCACCCGCGACCGAGCCCACCACCGCGACGAGATCCGCCGACTCAAGACCGCCGCCTTCCACCACCTCGACTATCCCGGCGCCCGCCAGGCGATCCAGATCGCCCGATGGCGCCGCGACCGCTCGACCGGGAAGCTCACCATCGAACGGGTCTACCTGATCACCAGCCTGGACACCTACGACGCCACCGCCGTCCAGCTCGCCACCTGGATCAGGGGCCACTGGGGCATCGAGAACCTCCTGCACCACGTCCGAGACCGGACCTTCCGCGAGGACGACTCCAAAGTCCGCACCGGCCACCTGCCCCGCACCATGGCCGGCCTGCGCTACCTCGCCATCGGCATCTTCCGCCAGAACGGCCACACCAACATCGCCGCTGCCCTCCGCCACACCGGCCGCGACCACACCCGACCCCTGCGAATCCTCGGCCTCACGTGA
- a CDS encoding RICIN domain-containing protein, producing the protein MKNVKKTIVLLVLIMSYFPLTPTAFAAAKSPAQVAEDCADPRPTQAGDIIYWDPECYLTFKSSKQVWGEATMPDKLGSGKSPIAYGCTSSGSVSVAGTKSSSTSFSFGLDIGGKKKFGDWEASVGPKLGWSWTWSTSDTHTHTATVPLGSVGWIEVKEPLIEAVVDIDARYDGNKNELVKNAVVRVPDTSRSFAWLYQSRKMTDTELRDICGQDPPTTKTYDMWSAGGKAPYKNLLSGKCLAIGPTVPNGGLVVQRTCDGRAAQKWNAVKASNGYFTIRNNNGYCLTVPYNNGTPPGQNTQLMWWGCETRWDSGNQLWSVNPTKISGTYTFTNQWTGLCLAPHSSEMTKNGGRVTIRKCA; encoded by the coding sequence GTGAAGAACGTGAAGAAGACGATCGTGTTGCTCGTCTTGATAATGAGCTACTTCCCGCTGACCCCGACTGCGTTCGCGGCGGCCAAGTCGCCCGCGCAGGTAGCCGAGGACTGCGCCGACCCGAGGCCCACGCAGGCCGGGGACATCATCTACTGGGACCCCGAGTGCTACCTCACCTTCAAAAGCAGCAAGCAAGTATGGGGCGAGGCCACCATGCCCGACAAGCTCGGCAGTGGGAAGAGCCCCATCGCCTACGGCTGCACCAGTAGCGGCAGCGTGAGCGTCGCCGGAACCAAGAGCTCCTCCACCAGCTTCTCCTTCGGCCTCGACATCGGCGGGAAGAAGAAGTTCGGTGACTGGGAGGCCTCCGTCGGGCCCAAGCTCGGTTGGAGCTGGACCTGGAGCACCAGCGACACCCACACCCACACCGCCACGGTCCCCCTGGGCAGCGTCGGCTGGATCGAGGTCAAGGAGCCGCTGATCGAGGCGGTCGTCGACATCGATGCCCGCTACGACGGCAACAAGAACGAGCTCGTCAAGAACGCGGTCGTCCGGGTGCCCGACACCAGCCGGTCCTTCGCCTGGTTGTATCAGAGCCGCAAGATGACCGACACGGAGCTGAGGGACATCTGCGGGCAGGACCCGCCGACCACCAAGACCTACGACATGTGGTCAGCCGGCGGCAAGGCTCCCTACAAGAACCTGCTGAGCGGCAAGTGCCTGGCCATCGGCCCCACCGTCCCCAACGGCGGGCTCGTGGTGCAGCGTACCTGCGACGGCAGGGCCGCGCAGAAATGGAACGCAGTCAAGGCGAGCAACGGCTATTTCACCATCCGCAACAACAACGGCTACTGCCTCACAGTCCCCTACAACAACGGCACCCCGCCCGGCCAGAACACCCAGCTCATGTGGTGGGGCTGCGAGACCCGCTGGGACTCGGGCAACCAGCTCTGGTCGGTCAACCCGACCAAGATCAGCGGTACCTACACCTTCACCAACCAGTGGACGGGGCTCTGTCTCGCGCCGCACTCCAGTGAGATGACCAAGAACGGCGGCCGGGTGACCATCCGCAAGTGCGCGTAG